One region of Polynucleobacter sp. MWH-Aus1W21 genomic DNA includes:
- the sucD gene encoding succinate--CoA ligase subunit alpha, whose translation MSILINKNTKVITQGITGKTGQFHTEKCQEYANGKNCFVAGVNPKKAGESIFNIPIYGTVKEAAQQTGATTSVIYVPPPGAAAAIWEAVEADLDFVICITEGIPVRDMLEVRNKMHAKEAAGGKKTLLLGPNCPGIITPDEIKIGIMPGHIHKKGRIGVVSRSGTLTYEAVGQLTSIGLGQSTAVGIGGDPINGLKHIDIMRMFNEDPETDAVIMIGEIGGPDEAEAARWCKDNMKKPVVGFIAGVTAPPGKRMGHAGALISGGADTADAKLAVMEECGFKVTKNPSEMAALLKAML comes from the coding sequence GGTATTACTGGTAAGACAGGTCAGTTCCATACTGAAAAATGTCAGGAATACGCAAACGGTAAGAATTGTTTCGTTGCCGGTGTAAACCCTAAAAAAGCTGGTGAGTCTATTTTTAACATTCCAATTTATGGAACTGTTAAAGAGGCTGCTCAGCAAACTGGTGCAACCACTTCTGTAATTTATGTACCGCCTCCAGGTGCTGCTGCTGCGATTTGGGAAGCGGTTGAGGCTGACCTCGACTTCGTTATCTGTATTACTGAAGGCATTCCTGTGCGTGACATGCTTGAAGTGCGTAATAAGATGCATGCAAAAGAAGCTGCTGGCGGCAAAAAGACTTTATTGCTTGGCCCTAACTGCCCAGGCATCATCACTCCAGATGAAATCAAGATCGGCATCATGCCTGGTCATATTCATAAGAAAGGCCGCATTGGTGTTGTTAGCCGTTCCGGTACATTGACTTATGAAGCGGTTGGTCAGTTGACATCAATTGGTTTAGGTCAGTCCACAGCAGTTGGTATCGGTGGCGACCCAATCAATGGTTTGAAGCACATCGATATTATGAGAATGTTCAATGAAGATCCAGAGACTGATGCTGTGATCATGATTGGTGAAATCGGCGGTCCAGACGAGGCTGAAGCTGCTCGCTGGTGCAAAGACAATATGAAAAAGCCAGTAGTTGGCTTTATTGCCGGCGTAACAGCGCCTCCAGGCAAGCGTATGGGTCACGCAGGCGCGTTGATTTCTGGCGGTGCCGATACTGCTGATGCGAAATTGGCTGTAATGGAAGAATGTGGCTTCAAAGTCACAAAGAATCCATCAGAAATGGCTGCTTTATTGAAAGCCATGTTGTAA